One genomic window of Garra rufa chromosome 24, GarRuf1.0, whole genome shotgun sequence includes the following:
- the asb10 gene encoding ankyrin repeat and SOCS box protein 10 isoform X1: MSRRSLMYNPSSLEQERHQMRLAAPVLSGYLLRKEAWGRGTSSRQTMVNPPMVCQDPVIQNALYTGNIQAVKEIFSKGFPSDLVIQPQGGSMRWRANGKVAGLWSLTYEQELTTPLHITAGRGFTECLRHLLLRGARVDLAPGGTTALHEACEECQPDCVKLLLQYGANPNATNEDGQMPLHVCTEHDSLECAKQLLAFGASINGQSLDDNDTPLHVAARHGLPDHVELYLRYGAALNLQNDEGNTPLNAACSQPQDCTSLERYSRVCHMLVAAGADIHISDADKQTPLHMACKNGNPDVVDLLLKYKALVNEMDYGGEAPMHNILKVVAYKTDHEPERIVQALLNYGSIRVWPGALPKVLKYCCTSPRTIEVLFNAYDRLKITEAWVEAVPPEVFQKHREFYESLFALMQTPRTLQHLARHRLRTFLEGRLDRVVPKLGLPTFLKNYLMLAFRDYMH, from the exons ATGTCTAGAAGGAGTCTCATGTATAACCCTAGCTCTTTAGAGCAGGAAAGGCACCAGATGAGACTGGCTGCCCCGGTTCTCAGTGGCTACCTGCTGAGGAAAGAAGCCTGGGGCAGAGGAACGTCTTCAAGGCAGACCATGGTAAACCCTCCGATGGTGTGCCAGGACCCTGTCATCCAAAATGCCCTGTACACTGGAAACATACAAGCCGTGAAAGAGATCTTCTCCAAAGGCTTTCCTTCAGACCTGGTCATCCAACCTCAGGGAGGATCCATGCGCTGGAGAGCAAATGGAAAAGTTGCAG GACTGTGGTCATTGACGTACGAACAAGAGCTGACCACACCACTGCACATCACCGCTGGCCGGGGTTTCACCGAATGTCTGCGGCATCTTCTCCTACGGGGCGCTCGAGTGGACCTGGCACCTGGGGGCACCACCGCCCTGCATGAGGCCTGTGAGGAGTGCCAGCCTGACTGCGTCAAGCTGTTGCTGCAGTACGGAGCCAATCCCAACGCAACCAATGAAGACGGGCAGATGCCCCTGCACGTGTGCACTGAACACGATTCACTTGA GTGTGCCAAGCAACTGCTCGCATTTGGTGCTTCGATCAATGGTCAAAGCTTGGATGATAACGACACACCCCTTCATGTGGCGGCCCGTCATGGCCTTCCTGATCACGTGGAGCTCTACTTACGATACGGAGCTGCGCTTAACCTACAGAACGACGAAGGCAACACACCATTGAACGCCGCCTGCTCCCAGCCGCAGGACTGTACGTCTCTGGAGCGCTACAGCCGCGTTTGCCACATGCTGGTGGCTGCTGGGGCGGACATACATATCAGTGACGCGGACAAGCAGACTCCGCTGCACATGGCGTGTAAGAACGGCAACCCTGACGTGGTGGATCTACTGCTTAAGTATAAAGCCTTGGTCAACGAAATGGATTACGGTGGGGAGGCACCGATGCACAACATTCTGAAGGTGGTGGCCTACAAGACGGACCATGAGCCAGAGAGGATCGTACAAGCGCTTCTCAATTATGGATCCATCAGGGTGTGGCCTGGAGCTCTGCCCAAG GTGTTGAAATATTGTTGCACATCTCCAAGAACAATAGAAGTGCTCTTCAACGCATATGACCGCCTCAAAATCACTGAAGCCTGGGTAGAAGCTGTACCTCCTGAGGTGTTTCAG AAACATCGGGAATTCTACGAATCCCTATTTGCACTGATGCAAACTCCTCGAACTCTACAGCATCTGGCTCGTCACAGACTCCGAACGTTTCTGGAAGGTCGCTTGGACAGGGTGGTCCCTAAACTGGGTCTGCCAACCTTTCTTAAAAATTACCTAATGCTGGCATTCAGAGACTATATGCACTGA
- the asb10 gene encoding ankyrin repeat and SOCS box protein 10 isoform X2 → MGPKIKFRKQKKYRSDVIATAQASGLILQFWNALLVGDDLTVISIIDDPEYGYLLDAVYDTSNIEEWKNFRFNYRGLRLWSLTYEQELTTPLHITAGRGFTECLRHLLLRGARVDLAPGGTTALHEACEECQPDCVKLLLQYGANPNATNEDGQMPLHVCTEHDSLECAKQLLAFGASINGQSLDDNDTPLHVAARHGLPDHVELYLRYGAALNLQNDEGNTPLNAACSQPQDCTSLERYSRVCHMLVAAGADIHISDADKQTPLHMACKNGNPDVVDLLLKYKALVNEMDYGGEAPMHNILKVVAYKTDHEPERIVQALLNYGSIRVWPGALPKVLKYCCTSPRTIEVLFNAYDRLKITEAWVEAVPPEVFQKHREFYESLFALMQTPRTLQHLARHRLRTFLEGRLDRVVPKLGLPTFLKNYLMLAFRDYMH, encoded by the exons ATGGGGCCTAAGATTAAGTTTCGCAAACAAAAGAAATATCGCAGCGACGTTATTGCGACGGCTCAGGCGTCAGGACTTATCCTACAGTTCTGGAATGCACTTCTGGTCGGGGATGACCTCACTGTTATTAGCATCATTGATGACCCTGAATATGGTTATCTATTAGATGCCGTATATGACACCAGCAACATAGAGGAGTGGAAGAACTTCAGGTTCAACTACAGAGGGCTAA GACTGTGGTCATTGACGTACGAACAAGAGCTGACCACACCACTGCACATCACCGCTGGCCGGGGTTTCACCGAATGTCTGCGGCATCTTCTCCTACGGGGCGCTCGAGTGGACCTGGCACCTGGGGGCACCACCGCCCTGCATGAGGCCTGTGAGGAGTGCCAGCCTGACTGCGTCAAGCTGTTGCTGCAGTACGGAGCCAATCCCAACGCAACCAATGAAGACGGGCAGATGCCCCTGCACGTGTGCACTGAACACGATTCACTTGA GTGTGCCAAGCAACTGCTCGCATTTGGTGCTTCGATCAATGGTCAAAGCTTGGATGATAACGACACACCCCTTCATGTGGCGGCCCGTCATGGCCTTCCTGATCACGTGGAGCTCTACTTACGATACGGAGCTGCGCTTAACCTACAGAACGACGAAGGCAACACACCATTGAACGCCGCCTGCTCCCAGCCGCAGGACTGTACGTCTCTGGAGCGCTACAGCCGCGTTTGCCACATGCTGGTGGCTGCTGGGGCGGACATACATATCAGTGACGCGGACAAGCAGACTCCGCTGCACATGGCGTGTAAGAACGGCAACCCTGACGTGGTGGATCTACTGCTTAAGTATAAAGCCTTGGTCAACGAAATGGATTACGGTGGGGAGGCACCGATGCACAACATTCTGAAGGTGGTGGCCTACAAGACGGACCATGAGCCAGAGAGGATCGTACAAGCGCTTCTCAATTATGGATCCATCAGGGTGTGGCCTGGAGCTCTGCCCAAG GTGTTGAAATATTGTTGCACATCTCCAAGAACAATAGAAGTGCTCTTCAACGCATATGACCGCCTCAAAATCACTGAAGCCTGGGTAGAAGCTGTACCTCCTGAGGTGTTTCAG AAACATCGGGAATTCTACGAATCCCTATTTGCACTGATGCAAACTCCTCGAACTCTACAGCATCTGGCTCGTCACAGACTCCGAACGTTTCTGGAAGGTCGCTTGGACAGGGTGGTCCCTAAACTGGGTCTGCCAACCTTTCTTAAAAATTACCTAATGCTGGCATTCAGAGACTATATGCACTGA
- the h2bk1 gene encoding histone H2B type 2-K1: MSNEGAKKKGKAPGDKKTSKRKAKRRETYAVYIYKVLKQVHPDTGISSRAMSIMNSFVNDVFERIATEASRLAHYNKRSTITSREVQTAVRLLLPGELAKHAVSEGTKAVTKYTSSK; this comes from the exons atgtCCAATGAAGGAGCAAAAAAGAAAGGCAAAGCACCTGGGGACAAAAAGACGTCTAAACGGAAAGCAAAGAGAAGAGAAACTTATGCAGTGTATATCTACAAAGTTTTGAAACAG GTTCATCCTGATACTGGTATCTCCAGCAGGGCGATGAGCATCATGAACTCGTTCGTTAATGATGTGTTCGAGCGCATCGCTACTGAGGCGTCCCGACTGGCGCACTATAACAAGAGGTCGACCATCACGAGCAGAGAGGTGCAGACTGCAGTTCGGCTCCTGCTGCCTGGAGAACTCGCCAAACATGCTGTTTCAGAGGGCACTAAGGCCGTCACCAAATACACCAGCTCCAAGTGA